Proteins found in one Odocoileus virginianus isolate 20LAN1187 ecotype Illinois chromosome 10, Ovbor_1.2, whole genome shotgun sequence genomic segment:
- the BTG4 gene encoding protein BTG4 yields MRDEIATTVFFVTRLVKKHDKLNKQQIEDFAEKLMTILFETYRSHWHSDHPSKGQAFRCIRINNNQNKDPILERACAESNVDFSHLGLPKEMTIWVDPFEVCCRYGEKNHPFTIASFKGRWEEWELSQQISDAVNRATLDYSSSTSSDEESCNKEPQIIPKVSNPKSIYQVENLKQPFQSWFQIPRKKNMRDGRVGLLGNAYHVLHKTPKGHRPAAGHRVDRYHWVNTH; encoded by the exons ATGAGAGATGAAATAGCAACAACAGTCTTCTTTGTAACAAGATTAGTGAAAAAACATGATAAACTGAATAAACAGCAAATAGAAGACTTTGCAGAAAAGCTGATGACAATCTTGTTTGAAACATACAGAAGTCACTGGCACTCTGATCACCCTTCTAAAGGGCAAGCCTTCAG GTGTATCAGGATAAACAATAATCAGAATAAAGATCCTATTCTAGAAAGGGCTTGTGCTGAGAGTAATGTGGATTTTTCTCACCTGGGACTTCCAAAGGAGATGACCATATGGGTAGATCCCTTTGAAGTGTGCTGCCG gtATGGTGAGAAAAATCATCCATTTACAATTGCTTCTTTCAAAGGCAGGTGGGAGGAATGGGAATTATCCCAACAAATTAGTGATGCTGTTAACAGAGCCACGTTAGACTACTCCTCCAGCACTTCCTCTGATGAAGAAAGTTGTAACAAAGAACCTCAGATAATTCCTAAAGTCAGCAATCCAAAGAGTATTTATCAG GTTGAAAATTTGAAACAGCCCTTTCAATCTTGGTTCCAAATTCCCCGAAAAAAGAATATGAGGGATGGCCGGGTGGGCCTCCTAGGAAATGCTTATCACGTGTTGCATAAGACCCCTAAAGGTCACAGGCCTGCTGCTGGGCACCGGGTGGACAGGTACCACTGGGTCAACACACACTGA